In Fusarium oxysporum f. sp. lycopersici 4287 supercont2.49 genomic scaffold, whole genome shotgun sequence, a single genomic region encodes these proteins:
- a CDS encoding glycosyl hydrolase family 10 produces MRLTTIIATFVAFAEATSIPSTGTTSLREEATKKSLLLGSGAINPSYLNDSQFRAVLSKQFNSLSPENELKWTFVHPAKCQYDWHKLDRLVKFADANNMKVKGHGLLSPCCNPDYLLNITSPEALRAEITNHFEAIMHRYRGKMDRWDVVSEALKTNGSGLAPNHFYDTLGPGWVEDAFRIARAADPDAKLFLNENLVEVQPKKRQELYDMVSALVHRGVPIDGIALQMHITLEPVVPGVIREMVESYRAIGLQVTIAEMDVHTYNATQQAEIYGDTVKEALDAGITDISFWGFTDKHLYTWLPGAKPLMFNETYYPKSAFYSTHSVLTDFNERL; encoded by the coding sequence ATGAGACTCACGACCATCATCGCAACGTTCGTCGCCTTTGCTGAAGCAACCAGCATTCCCAGCACTGGCACTACCTCGCTGAGAGAAGAGGCGACAAAGAAAAGCCTTCTCTTGGGGTCTGGGGCTATCAATCCATCCTATCTCAACGACTCTCAGTTTCGTGCCGTCCTTTCCAAGCAGTTCAACAGTCTCTCTCCTGAGAATGAACTGAAGTGGACCTTTGTCCATCCTGCCAAATGCCAATATGATTGGCACAAGCTCGACCGTCTTGTCAAATTCGCCGATGCCAATAATATGAAAGTCAAGGGCCATGGTCTTCTTTCGCCATGCTGTAACCCAGATTACCTCCTCAACATAACTTCCCCTGAAGCCCTCCGTGCTGAAATCACCAATCACTTTGAGGCCATTATGCATCGGTACCGCGGTAAGATGGATCGATGGGACGTTGTCTCCGAGGCCCTCAAGACCAACGGCAGCGGTTTGGCACCGAACCACTTTTACGACACCCTGGGTCCCGGTTGGGTTGAGGACGCTTTTCGCATAGCCCGAGCAGCAGACCCAGACGCCAAGCTGTTTCTCAATGAGAATCTCGTCGAGGTGCAACCAAAGAAGCGTCAAGAACTTTACGACATGGTTTCTGCACTCGTACACAGAGGCGTCCCTATCGATGGGATCGCTCTGCAGATGCATATCACCCTCGAGCCCGTGGTACCTGGTGTCATTCGAGAAATGGTTGAATCTTACAGAGCAATTGGGCTCCAGGTCACCATTGCTGAAATGGATGTTCATACGTATAACGCAACCCAACAAGCCGAGATATATGGCGACACCGTCAAGGAAGCTCTAGACGCAGGCATCACTGATATAAGTTTCTGGGGCTTCACGGACAAGCACTTGTACACGTGGCTCCCGGGAGCCAAGCCATTGATGTTCAACGAGACCTATTACCCCAAGAGTGCTTTCTACTCGACCCATAGTGTCCTCACTGACTTTAATGAGAGGTTATGA
- a CDS encoding dihydroflavonol-4-reductase, with protein MVSSPPAIQYVLVTGATWFIGAHVVDQLLSRGIKVRGATRSLSKGKTMIDVRPEFREKLDFVQIGDFENPEGFLEAIQDIDAVIHVASPFTYDTKDNEKELIIPAINGVDSILKAAATSPKVKRIVITSSFASVLDAGRKAPPYFTYTGDDWNPLSYEESVDPETSAVIAYRGSKKFAELKAWDFIAKEKPSFDLVTLCPPMTFGPIRHPVTNVDALNESNKMLFNIASGETPLPVARVPFWIDVRDLAKAHVEALLRPEAGGKRYIPASPERFTYSKAASIIGSHFSWAADNVSKEVQAPDESHGVDGETAGRELGLDYIPFTRTVIDLITQVRDMQKS; from the exons ATGGTTTCTTCGCCTCCCGCAAT ACAATACGTCTTGGTGACTGGTGCCACCTGGTTTATTGGTGCGCATGTTGTCGACCAACTTCTGTCGCGTGGTATCAAAGTCCGCGGGGCTACTCGATCATTATCCAAGGGGAAGACCATGATTGATGTGAGGCCTGAGTTTCGAGAGAAGCTTGATTTCGTTCAGATTGGCGACTTCGAGAACCCGGAGGGATTTTTGGAGGCTATTCAGGACATCGACGCCGTTATTCATGTGGCAAGT CCTTTCACATATGACACCAAAGACAATGAGAAAGAGTTGATTATACCAGCGATCAATGGTGTTGATTCTATCCTCAAAGCGGCGGCTACTTCGCCGAAAGTAAAGCGCATCGTCATCACGTCTTCCTTTGCATCCGTCCTTGATGCTGGGCGCAAGGCACCACCGTACTTCACTTACACTGGCGATGACTGGAACCCTCTGTCATACGAAGAGTCGGTCGACCCTGAAACAAGTGCTGTAATAGCATACCGTGGATCCAAAAAGTTTGCAGAACTCAAAGCTTGGGACTTCATCGCTAAAGAGAAGCCCTCCTTCGACCTGGTCACCCTTTGCCCGCCTATGACGTTTGGTCCCATACGGCATCCCGTTACGAACGTCGACGCGCTGAATGAGTCAAACAAGATGCTCTTCAACATAGCCAGCGGCGAAACTCCGCTGCCAGTTGCCAGGGTACCATTCTGGATCGACGTTCGCGACCTTGCCAAAGCTCACGTCGAGGCACTTTTGCGGCCTGAGGCTGGCGGAAAGCGATATATTCCAGCGTCTCCTGAGAGATTTACATACAGCAAGGCCGCCAGCATCATTGGATCGCATTTTTCCTGGGCGGCAGATAATGTGTCGAAAGAGGTACAGGCTCCCGATGAGTCTCATGGCGTGGATGGGGAGACGGCTGGTCGGGAATTAGGTCTTGATTACATACCTTTTACAAGGACTGTTATCGACTTGATCACGCAGGTAAGGGATATGCAAAAGTCATGA